tcatttccgcttacgtcatttcctcttacgtctttgacagcgatcgatagcactttgtttgactctttttttaataatacagcgttaacaaaacgtctattaatcggacaagtattaatctgacaaattaatttgaggatattcctgactgcacatttgactcgtggacatatgcggaaatgaataacagttaattcattatcaatcaacattatcaaactttattaacactaaatttattgcattgcgcgagctgcacctaaagaatgaggaacacagataaaggacaaagcgtcaattataatcacaagtggtggtcacctcagaagtagacatgttatagtgaaaagctcttaaaccacatcaaggtacaaaccaataaaggttattagattattatttttgaaccagttatttttcccccagcttacatatttcttcaatcatttttttaatggagCAACATAGGTATGATACAATTTATTCACTTTTGTGTCATGGCATACCAGTACTGTATTCAGTTCATCTTTGATGACGCAGTCGATGGCCTGGACTGAGTTCTGGATACCCTAAAGACTGGCTGAAGAATGCCCTGCAATAGGCCGCTCGCCTTGTCTGTCCAATAACAGAACCTCTGGCCATGCCTttggggaaattgaagaaaagctcttcagattacagttactaatccatccatccatccattttctaccgcttgtccctttttggggtcgcggggggtcgctgtagcccaggggtcaccaacgcggtgcccgcgggcaccaggtagcccgtaaggaccagatgagtagcccgctggcctgttctaaaaatagctcaaatagcagcccttaccagtgagctgcctctatttttaaaattgcatttatttactagcaagctggtctcgctttgcccgacatttttaattctaagagagacaaaactcaaatagaatttgaaaatccaagaaaatattttaaagacttggtcttcacttgtttaaattcatacattttttttactttgcttcttataactttcagaaagacaattttagagaaaaaatacaaccttaaaaatgattttaggatttttaaacacgtatacctttttaccttttaaattccttcctcttctttcctgacaatttaaatcaatgttcaagtaaatgtatttttttttattgtaaagaataataaatacattttaatttaattcttcattttagcttctgttttttcgacgaagaatatttgtgaaatatttcttcaaacttattatgattaaaatattaataatactaacctttaacagttaattttactcattttcattaattactagtttctatgtaactgtttttatattgttttactttcttttttattcaagaaaatgtttttaatttatttatcttattttatttgattcatttttttaaaaagtaccttatcttcaccatacctggttgtccaaattaggcataataatgtgttaattccacgactgtatatatcggttgatatcggtatcggtaattaaagagttggacaatatcggcatatcggatatcggcaaaaagccattatcagacatccctaattttaatttaattcttcattttagcttctgttttttcgacgaagaatatttgtgaaatatttcttcaaacttattatgattaaatttcaaaaaaaattattctggcaaatctagaaaatctgtagaatcaaatgtaaatcttatttcaaaatcttttgaatttcttttaaaatttttgttctggaaaatctagaagaaataatgatttgtctttgttagaaatatagcttggtccaatttgttatatattctaacaacctatttaaaacatgtcatcaaaattctaaaattaatcttaatcaggaaaaattactaacgatgttccataaattattttttaatttttttcaaaaagattcgaattagctagtttttctcttctttttttcggttgaattttgaattttaaagagtcgaaattgaagataaactatgtttcaaaattgaattgtctttttttttcgtgttttctcctcttttaaaccgttcaattaagtgtaaatatcattaattattaataataacatagagttaaaggtaaattgagcaagttGGCTATTtcgggcaatttatttaagtgtgtatcaaactggtagcccttcgcattaatcagtacccaggaagtagcccttggtttcaaaaaggttggtgacccctgctgtagcctatctcagctgcattcgggcggaaggcagggtacaccctggacaagtcgccacctcatcgcaggcagtTACTAATCATGATAAACAATACATCAGATATTTCAAGAAGTTGTCCTACCCTTCAATGCCAAAGTGCTCCATTAGAAGGACACACCACCAACGCCGGATTGACTGCATGTCCAGCTAGAGCAGATATAACAATGAGTTCATTATTTTGACCTCTCAAATCTTTTAAATATCTAAATACTTACCACACTGTAGTGAAAAGTAGTGTCCGTACAGAGCCGGAGGGAgtactaaaaatagaaaatagtcatttttctgagcacatgtaataattgtgtaatgaaaaaaatatttctctaCTTTGTAATAATCTACTAAATTGATGAAAAGAGCCGTCAACATCAATACTGGAAATGTGATAAACAGGAATATCTCTGGAAGCAATAATTGCaaccaaatatttttgtaatttgatgcTGTATTTCACATCATTGTGGGGGAAGTTTAACCTACTCTTCTTCTTTAAAAATGCTCAACTTACCATGAGCATGAAAACACCACAGTCATTCCCCGAGGTCTGGCGTGGGATCTCCTGGTAATACACATTAGCACCATGAAAATGTATACAGCCTTTTGGGTTTACTACAAGAAATGGATATTTTATAGAGTAAACCTATTACCTGCATGTCTTTTCCAGTGAGCTCACTCCAGCTTCCTGGGACGATGTGCTGTGCAATGCTCCTGCAGTAAAAAAAAGccaaatgtgaataaaataaaatgcaataagccacttggcatatttaaacatgaagacaaattgtaaataaacaagtgaaaattctattagaacactgccaaagcatgaacaaaatcacgtttcaccagtactggtccatgactctgtggttggggacccctgttgcaCACCACTGGAACATGGCTGGAATGGGAACATAGCCGAAAGAAGAACATGTCTAAAACATGAGCATAGCGGGGAAGGTAAAGATGACTAGAACAGAACCATAGCCAAAACCAGAACATGGCTGGAACACAAAAAGTGGCCAAAATGGAACTGTGGCCAGGATTATTATAAAGGGACCTAAAGATGGCTCTGTACACCTCATCACCAAAACCAGATGGCCAAAGGGCAAACTGAGAGTCCAGCAAGAGAATTTCTCTTTTTGCCGGCCTCAACACCTACAATGGTCAATGCAGAAAGAGGCATAAATAATGTCATTGCACAAGAATGATAAGATATCTCCAgtatttttcttttcaacacttACACAGAGAAGGTAATGTTGGGCTTGCTCCACGCTGGGAAGAGGAGTGCATCCTTTAGATGTGCATCCCTCTGTAGTAAACATTTATGAATAATTTAGAAAGAAATTTCAGATTAGTGTAGCTATTATCATTCAAATTCCATTGTACTCACTGGAAGGCTTGACATTGGATCGACGTCTTTGTGCTTCCACGTTGGTACAATGTACATGTTGGCAATGAAGACATCTTTGCCCTGGAACGGTTTTGAATCCAAAAACATGAGGAtatgtgaggttttatattaacCATTGAATCAGATTTTTTAATGACCAAAAAGCAGCCTCTGTTGTGCAGCTCTAAGAAATCCTACATGTCTCTGAGCAGCTTCCTGAAGCATTTCCAATCTGTCATCACATTACAGATGTATCAAAGTTATACATATCCATGGAATAAACAGTCAAGTGAAACAAACATAACAGTTACAGTACTGACCGTGGAGTCCATGTCTCTGGACAACCCCAGAGACCAAAACTCTTCTCGGATTAAACACAGCCCTCCCTCTTTAACGATCAGCTCCATAGCTGGACGATCGCAGGCCAAAACATACTCGAGCTGTTCATGACTTGAAGATAACCTTGGCCACTTCACAaagcaataaatgtatatatttttaatcatatACTGGCTCCAATGTCAAAATGTTACTCAATTTGAAACCTGCTCACCAGTTGTTTCTGGGTTGATGTGGGGTCAGCATATGTGTGGTCCGTGAAACAATGACACTGGACATGTGTCAATCATACAAATAGTTAGAAAGCTACATGTATGGacatataaacacttttttttctgaaaaagtacCTCAGTTTCCTCCTCCGATGATGAAGTCAGCATTTCAGCATCTCCTGGAAGCACAGGGGCTGAAGGGGAATCCTTTGGCCAGCCAGGGTGAGTCCCTAAATGAGAGAGGAGGCATATTATGATACAGGGGAGGGATATTAAGATCTCTGAACAAAAATTGCCTGTAAACAGCATTCAGTTTGACATACTCGAGCGCAGAggtttcaggggccgtacttatcaagcttcttagagtgccattttacacttaagtcctgagaatttgcgaaatttagtcctactctcaaacttaagaataaaagctttttatcaacgttcttaagtctaagaatcactcctactctccacgatatttaagagaccttcagaggtgtcttaagtggttaggagttgccagcaggggatggcactgaggcgagagagacgtgcgcgaacgttcagggaacggaacaatgtttttgttttttttgatgacgagcagctgatcaaacggtatcgtttagacagagcggatattatttttgtcacagatttaatacttttcgattccttgttgatttctgcatgtgtctgcagtgggctagtatatatagagccacccacaccagtttcaaattagttgcctaattaatgaattggaaagaaaatgttatgacagtagcgtatgtgtgtggccgtgaggtgagtgacgtcagtgagtgtgtgggcgatagaagagagggagcggtagcgtgagtgccggcggggactagtttgttttgtattattttgtagtttattgtcaaaatatacactcccattgtccacttaaatatttccaagatatttctttattcttagacaacggattcccttccgtgattggtcatttctatggacacagaaatgacgtcacctaaaattctgtttacggcacatagtaatgtcgtaattcagctctgagtgtgacacttacgattcagtcctacacttcgctgaaagtgtgagtaagacacttgataactaacttttaagtgcagctttcagcgaataatttatttactcttaagtcaactcttagcagacttcttaggagtaattctaagaagcttgataagtacggccccagtgaTGCATACGGGGTCATCATATGCTTGGGCTTTCCATCCAGGGTCTCCAGCCTAACCATATTGTTTGGAAGACCCTCCGTAACTCTGTAACATCAAGGGAATGAGTTCTGGCTCGGTCATCACCAATATGACAATCATGAAACATTTGACCAGTAACGTTGTGGTTAGAATTCAATATTGCAATCAAGCATGTGAGTACATTCAGACTGAATTACAATCCTAGAGTACAATAGTCAAAGACCACCATTTAGTTacctctttcttgaattcagtgcCCTGGTCAGTGAGGATAACTTCAGGCAAACCATGAGTAAAGAAAATGTCCCTCAAGGCCTGTGGGGCACCACAGAAATTATATTAGTACAACTAATAATTACAAtagaattgtatatatatatatatatatatatatatatatatatatatatatatatatatatatatatatatatatatatatatatatatatatatatatatatatatatatatatgtcttaattagattatccaaaaaatagtgctcgatactgtggtagagcgtaatatgtatgtgtggggaaaaaatcacaagactatttcatctctacaggcctgtttcatgagggggtttcctcaatcctcaggaaaatctcctgaggattgaggaaaacccctcatgaaacaggcctgtagagatgaaatagtcttgtgattttttccccacacatacatatatatatatatatatatatatatatatatatatatatatatatatatatatatatatatatataatatatatatatatatatatatatatatatatatatatgtcttaattagattatccaaaaaatagtgctcgataccgtggtagagggtaatatgtatgtgtggggaaaaatcacaagactatttcatctctacaggcctgtttcatgaggggttttcctcaatcctcaggaaaatctcctgaggaaTCCTgaggaaaatctcctgaggattgaggaaaacccctcatgaaacaggcctgtagagatgaaatagtcttgtgatttttccccacacatacatatatatatatatatatatatatatatatatatatatacatacatatatacatacatatatatatatatatatatatatatatatatatatatatatatgtcttaattagattatccaaaaaatagtgctcaataccgtggtagagcgtaatatgtatgtgtggggaaaaaatcacaagactatttaatctctacaggcctgtttcatgaggggttttcctcaatcctcaggaaaatctcctgaggattgaggaaaacccctcatgaaacaggcctgtagagattaaatagtcttgtgattttttccccacacatacatacatatatattgttgcggcgatctgcctggaggtgcggctgaaggtgtgtgtgtgacagcggctgtgctgctgcatgcgtgtcacagcagaagcgctgcatgcgtgtcacagcagaagcgctgcatgcgcgtcacagcagaagcgctgctccgcggcgcgcctcaccaggtgcgctctccagcaggtgagcgcaatcagactgatgagcagcgcagacaggacaaagcaaacaaatgcacccgtttcattcagtgtgcaggacggagctgagagcagcagagacagagacgatcactaaaaccacgaaagcacttcacaaacgcatgggaaaaaggactcaaaccaaacggactaccggtgagctcacctctttccactggactgtttaatcatgatccgactgttgaagtttatgcgctgtgattgatggcagagctcaacttcagaagaatgtttatttagataattgaactgttaaataaggtacaattggtgcttattttgtttcttttctttatcttattcaccacaaatatttgttttacttgtagagacaagaaatgggcaattagggcgcttaaagccttgtaaatgtaatttgaagtatattaatatagagagtggattttgctttattaaaaggcaaagtaaaacatttaattcatgtataaaaatagtatttctgttaaaagtgtttatgttaaaaactacagtaatattggtttaaaatgcttgatttcatatgaattaatagagaagtgtcaagttaaacttgttgtagaaattcatgtctaaagtctgtataaaataatttaggctaaaacttaaggtaaaacacgttgctttaaaagtagatggttctaacatgtgaactatatttctgtttatttaatgcctaatttaccttattaatctaagttaattaagttaagtgaaatgctggttaatgtgtattaattaatgttaaaaatgtacttacctttataaaatacctgagttaatgtacttactttgtttgttgcaaaatgctgtattttatttaaaagcttttattcttgtgtgtttaaaggtttttcaccttccaagattccagttaataaactgaaatacgagtgaaatcctgagcctcatcgagtccttccttttcaagtgtgggaagccatgtcgttataaatacacctgacagtgaaaaaccgtctgtgACCAGCAAAAGACTCCACTTGCGGCCACCACCGAGAGGGAGGACACTCCACCTGGGGCCTGGAGGACAAAGACTGCTGTCTGTCAGCCAAAGAGAGCAAGATGGCTGATCCAAAGCCAACAGATGAACTGAAAGTGGAGAGGGCCACAGCTAAGAGACAGTTCTCCCGCCTTGCCAACAACATTACGAGAACCTACATAGAGATGTCTAAGGAGGAGTTACAGGAGAACTTCAAGAAGCTGATGCTAGAGAGCTCTCGTGTCTTCGAGGCAAACGAAGAAGTGGAAGCCGCTTACATGGCAGACGCTGAGGAGCTGAGCGACCCCCAGAAAGCCGACATAGCAAAGACGGAGAAAGAATGTGAGCAGAAGACGAAAGAAGTCAAACTCCTAATCCGAGAGACGCTCTGGACCACATATGGAGAAAAGGAACTTTCCCTGGCTCTACAAGTTGCAGAGGCCGAATTCAGGAACGTCTCCTTCCAGCCAGACACAACTCTGGAGGCTTGTGAGTTCATGCTGACCCACCTACAGAAGTTGGTGGACAAGGCAAAGGAAGCGCACCAGAACTGGAACCACTGGGCTCCGCTTGCCGAGAAAAAGGACTTTGATTACCGTTTAAGAGAGCTCGAGGTGGTCCTTCCCAAGCTGGTGTCACAGAAGGCCCCCCTCATCCAAGCAGCAAGTATAAAGAAAGACGCTGGACCCCAGCCCATCTCAGCCCGCAGCTCAGCTCCAGTGGCAGCGATAAAGCTAAAGGCCACAGCCTTACCAAAGTTTGCCGGCAACCAGCGAAACTACTACAGATGGAGGAAGGAATGGGAGGCTCTGCAGAAGCAAGGTGAACCAACCGGATTTTCAGAGGTTAAGAAATTCCAACTACTGGATAGCCTTGATGAAAAGGTGGCCAGGGAACTACGTCTGTCAACGTACAGCTCAGCAGATGAGATCTTCAGAGTCCTGGAAAACCGGTTTGGGAACCAATCCAGCATTGCTCTTGAGATCATAGAAGAGCTACAAGCAAGACCATCAGCCAGGAGCGGCCATCCAAGGAAAATCGTAGAGCTCATCCAAACTGTGGAAAAGGCCCTTTATGATCTAAACGAACTGGATAATGCAGACGCCTTAAAGAACCCACTGGTGATTAGATCCATCGAGAGCAAACTCCCAGAAACTCTGAAGAAAGACTGGCTCACCTATGCTGCTGACAGAGGAAACACTGTTAACCCCCAGAACCGCTTCGACAAGCTCATCACATTCCTAAAGTCCCAAGAATCTATATATGAGCAACTAGATCAACTGAGCAACGTCTTTGAACCCGCCAAGGAGCAGACTAAGCTCATCAAGTATGCCAGAACAAAGTCAgccaagtccagcagtgaaacagcaggctgcatcatttgtggtgacccaaagcacagaagaagactctatttctgcagaaggtttaggatcaacctaaagccatcggagaagagggatgcagcacaacagctcggtgcctgcaagagatgtctcgaggtccacagcagcgacccctgcagaaacaccacgtatctgtgcgggaacccagagtgcaaagaccaacaccattaccttctctgtccagttgccagaccccagtcccaaagaacacctaaatccagtccagtgagagctgaggggaaaagatacaccgaagctcaaaaagacttcctatccaggcttacccctgagctggcgcagcagtgtcgagacaccttctgcaacgtcacatccagagcatacaacaccacagcagttgaaagaggtcttctagaggaaaatggcttgcatgagtatccagtgatcctgatgctctttgatgtcactgccaacgatggacagagaattgggaccctcatcgacctggcatcagacacgaactatataacacatagagctgccagcaagttgaacctgagaggtgaagatgtgacactggtggtttacggcgttggagggatgaaggtgtctgttgcaactaagcgctacctcctcaagattcgggtcaacactccgagagggaccctcaggtcacatcaactaatctgctatggccttgataagattgcagagtttcacagacatgttccagctattaagctacagaaaatcttcccagatgttcccctaagagaccttgctagacccaaagaggtgcaactcctgatcagccacaaggaaggccagctagtaccccagaaggttcgttctgttggcaaccttgtgctctgggacggccccctcggcaagacgatcggaggcacacacccggacctctttgaagaagtcaccttaatggcccacacatcaaagacacacttcgcaagatccatgagaactgcagcagtcaaatacagtgaactcatctgtagagatccaatctcctgccagtctcccgacaagccccacacccagtccaatacagccactagcagcagagactttctgaagtggtggaagtgggaaagtattggagctgcttgtgagccaagatgtggaggatgtcgctgtgggaattgccaacccgggggaaaagaaatgacactggctgaagaaagagagatggagatagtgaagaacgggttgatgtatgtgaatggagaccatcacagccctgatccccactggcatgccaagtatccctggacagaagatccagcatctctacccaacaacaggagagcggttgaagccacattcctcaggacagagaagcagctggcaaaggaaccggagttgaagacagcctacatgtcacaagtccatgaaatgcttcatcgcaaagctgcagtgaagctatccaaagaggttctgcagagttggactgggccagtgtggtacataagtcacctgatt
This Entelurus aequoreus isolate RoL-2023_Sb linkage group LG05, RoL_Eaeq_v1.1, whole genome shotgun sequence DNA region includes the following protein-coding sequences:
- the LOC133650230 gene encoding uncharacterized protein LOC133650230; this translates as MHSSSQRGASPTLPSLSMFQWCATGVPNHRVMDQYWSIAQHIVPGSWSELTGKDMQEIPRQTSGNDCGVFMLMYSLRLCTDTTFHYSVLDMQSIRRWWCVLLMEHFGIEGHGQRFCYWTDKASGLLQGILQPVFRVSRTQSRPSTASSKMN